The Amycolatopsis sp. 195334CR genome window below encodes:
- a CDS encoding PPA1309 family protein, translating to MTESEKPAAGVGALAREVEEFVASGGWEQPPQLFALVPTGALLAQQPELAGQLDAEAELTPVAQEALPEGDLAEALGRIAWPELVVGCALAQEIIVLPPDAEEELAEVGETDADRLRQAAADHPRRTEARLVAAVLRGGEASCVMRLRGINTTEGDPVDEIIESPDLAPNLIEALQATLAP from the coding sequence ATGACGGAGAGCGAGAAGCCGGCGGCCGGGGTGGGCGCGCTGGCCCGCGAGGTGGAGGAGTTCGTGGCGTCGGGTGGCTGGGAGCAGCCGCCGCAGCTGTTCGCTCTGGTGCCGACGGGGGCGCTGCTCGCCCAGCAGCCGGAGCTGGCCGGTCAGCTCGACGCCGAGGCCGAGCTGACGCCGGTGGCGCAGGAAGCGTTGCCGGAAGGTGACCTCGCCGAGGCGCTCGGCCGGATCGCCTGGCCGGAACTGGTGGTCGGGTGCGCGCTGGCGCAGGAGATCATCGTGCTGCCGCCGGACGCCGAGGAGGAGCTGGCCGAGGTCGGGGAAACCGACGCCGACCGCCTGCGCCAGGCAGCCGCCGACCACCCGCGCCGCACCGAGGCCCGCCTGGTCGCCGCCGTCCTCCGAGGCGGCGAGGCCTCCTGCGTCATGCGACTGCGCGGCATCAACACCACCGAAGGCGACCCGGTGGACGAGATCATCGAAAGCCCGGACCTCGCCCCGAACCTGATCGAAGCCCTCCAAGCGACGCTCGCCCCCTGA
- a CDS encoding S16 family serine protease, protein MSESRDETTAEKTRPGTYDPYASLAAVEEEPGHRLTRRGWTLVLSSALVLVFVMCGLFVRVPYVALGPGPTYDTLGRVDGVPVIEIKGHQTFPTSGELRMTTVSLTDEVSLFESLGYWVSGRYALAPREEYFKPGESDEEVKQQNVKQFQDSQSNAEVAALRKLGEPVKVLAKEVVAGSPADHVLAAGDRLLKVNNTDITSEEKVREALAGTRPGETIQITFQHEGQPARTESLTLAQNPEPSRTEGFIGLQPIERADVPYDVSITLQEVGGPSAGLMFALAIVDQLTEGELVAGEHIAGTGEITERGEVNPIGGISFKVVAAREAGATTFLVPEENCAEAAAAAPEGLKLVKVGSLDGALTALEDLKANRPTPSC, encoded by the coding sequence GTGAGTGAGTCGCGCGACGAAACCACGGCCGAGAAGACCCGTCCGGGTACCTACGACCCGTACGCGTCGCTCGCGGCGGTAGAAGAGGAGCCCGGGCACCGGTTGACCCGGCGCGGCTGGACGCTGGTGCTGAGCAGTGCGCTGGTGCTGGTGTTCGTCATGTGCGGGCTGTTCGTCCGGGTGCCCTACGTGGCGCTGGGGCCGGGGCCGACCTACGACACCCTCGGCCGCGTCGACGGCGTGCCGGTGATCGAGATCAAGGGGCACCAGACCTTCCCCACCAGCGGGGAGCTCCGGATGACCACGGTTTCGCTGACCGACGAGGTCTCGCTGTTCGAGTCGCTCGGCTACTGGGTGAGCGGGCGGTACGCGCTGGCCCCGCGCGAGGAGTACTTCAAGCCGGGCGAGTCGGACGAAGAGGTCAAGCAGCAGAACGTCAAGCAGTTCCAGGACTCGCAGAGCAACGCCGAGGTCGCCGCGCTGCGCAAGCTCGGCGAGCCGGTGAAGGTGCTGGCCAAGGAAGTGGTGGCGGGCAGCCCGGCCGACCACGTGCTGGCCGCGGGCGACCGGCTGCTCAAGGTCAACAACACCGACATCACCAGCGAGGAGAAGGTTCGCGAGGCGCTGGCGGGCACCCGGCCGGGGGAGACCATCCAGATCACCTTCCAGCACGAGGGCCAGCCCGCGCGCACCGAGTCGCTGACGCTGGCGCAGAACCCGGAGCCGTCGCGGACCGAGGGCTTCATCGGGCTCCAGCCGATCGAACGCGCCGACGTGCCCTACGACGTGTCGATCACGCTGCAGGAGGTCGGCGGTCCGTCGGCCGGGCTGATGTTCGCGCTGGCCATCGTCGACCAGCTCACCGAGGGTGAACTGGTGGCGGGCGAGCACATCGCTGGCACCGGGGAGATCACCGAGCGCGGTGAGGTGAACCCGATCGGCGGGATCAGCTTCAAGGTGGTCGCGGCGCGTGAGGCCGGGGCGACCACCTTCCTGGTGCCCGAGGAGAACTGCGCCGAGGCGGCCGCGGCCGCGCCGGAGGGGCTGAAGCTGGTGAAGGTGGGCAGCCTGGATGGTGCGCTGACCGCCCTGGAAGACCTCAAGGCGAACCGCCCGACGCCCTCCTGCTGA
- a CDS encoding zinc-dependent metalloprotease encodes MSKPPFGFGPPDPEKRRDNDPSDQGGQFGQGADAFNQLGQMLSQLGQMLSQAGNSTGPVNYDLAKQIALQQLGTSGEVTIGFAAQGDSGTAVRDAAHLAELWLDAATILPAGATSTVAWTGRDWVEKTLPTWQRLCDPVAKRVSGAWVEAMPEEAKQAAGPLLSMMGQMGGMAFGSQIGSALGQLASEVLTSTEVGLPLGPDNTSALLPANIEKFTEGLERPGSEVLVFLAAREAAHQRLFAHVPWLRQRLLATVEEFASGITVDTSALEQLAGRIDPSNPSSIEEAMSSGLLEPQTTPEQKAALNRLETLLALVEGWVDVVVAEAVGDRLPGADALRETLRRRRATGGPAEQTFATLVGLELRPRRMRAASALWKLVGDTHGIEQRDNLWSHPDLMPTTDDLDDPMAFSERLGEGESDPIAEIERAQRAADEKREQDKPDTSGDES; translated from the coding sequence ATGAGCAAACCCCCCTTCGGCTTCGGACCGCCCGATCCCGAAAAGCGTCGAGACAACGACCCGTCCGATCAGGGTGGCCAGTTCGGCCAGGGCGCCGACGCGTTCAACCAGCTGGGGCAGATGCTCTCCCAGCTGGGGCAGATGCTCAGCCAGGCCGGCAATTCCACGGGCCCGGTGAACTACGACCTCGCCAAGCAGATCGCCCTCCAGCAGCTGGGTACCAGCGGCGAGGTGACGATCGGCTTCGCCGCGCAGGGCGACTCCGGGACAGCCGTGCGCGACGCCGCCCACCTGGCCGAGCTCTGGCTGGACGCGGCGACCATCCTGCCCGCCGGCGCCACCAGCACGGTGGCCTGGACCGGCCGCGACTGGGTGGAGAAGACCCTGCCCACCTGGCAGCGCCTGTGCGACCCGGTGGCCAAGCGCGTCTCCGGCGCCTGGGTGGAGGCCATGCCGGAAGAGGCCAAGCAGGCCGCCGGCCCGCTGCTGTCGATGATGGGCCAGATGGGCGGCATGGCCTTCGGCTCGCAGATCGGCAGCGCGCTCGGTCAGCTCGCCTCCGAGGTGCTCACCTCCACCGAGGTCGGGCTGCCCCTCGGCCCGGACAACACCTCCGCCCTGCTCCCGGCGAACATCGAGAAGTTCACCGAGGGCCTCGAGCGCCCCGGCAGCGAGGTGCTCGTTTTCCTCGCTGCCCGCGAGGCCGCGCACCAGCGCCTCTTCGCCCACGTGCCCTGGCTGCGGCAGCGCCTGCTGGCCACCGTCGAGGAGTTCGCCAGCGGCATCACGGTGGACACCTCCGCGCTGGAGCAACTGGCCGGCCGGATCGATCCGTCGAACCCGTCGAGCATCGAGGAGGCCATGTCCTCCGGCCTGCTCGAACCGCAGACCACGCCGGAGCAGAAGGCGGCGCTGAACCGCCTCGAAACCCTGCTCGCCCTGGTCGAGGGCTGGGTCGACGTGGTGGTGGCCGAGGCCGTCGGCGACCGCCTGCCCGGCGCCGACGCACTGCGGGAGACGCTGCGCCGCCGCCGCGCGACCGGTGGTCCCGCCGAGCAGACCTTCGCCACGCTGGTCGGGCTCGAGCTGCGCCCGCGCCGCATGCGGGCCGCCTCCGCGTTGTGGAAGCTGGTCGGCGACACCCACGGCATCGAGCAGCGGGACAACCTCTGGTCGCACCCGGACCTGATGCCCACCACGGACGACCTGGACGACCCGATGGCGTTTTCCGAGCGCCTCGGCGAGGGCGAGTCCGACCCCATCGCGGAGATCGAACGCGCCCAGCGCGCCGCGGACGAGAAGCGCGAGCAGGACAAGCCGGACACCTCCGGCGACGAGAGCTGA
- a CDS encoding M48 family metallopeptidase, whose translation MEVRRSKRRRRTVTAYREGETLVVLIPALMSKTEEAHWVAEMQRKLQRTELRRASPARESDAALLARCAELSARYLDGEANPSVVRWVPPMRTRWASCTPVDASIRVSERLREVPPWVLDYVLVHELAHLKVAAHNAEFWALVRRYPKTERAMGYLEGLSSAAGLGITAED comes from the coding sequence ATCGAAGTACGCAGGAGCAAGCGGCGGCGGAGGACCGTCACCGCCTACCGCGAGGGTGAGACGCTCGTCGTCCTGATCCCCGCGTTGATGTCCAAGACCGAAGAGGCCCACTGGGTGGCCGAGATGCAGCGCAAACTGCAGCGGACCGAGCTGCGGAGAGCCTCGCCTGCCCGAGAGTCCGATGCCGCACTGCTGGCCAGGTGCGCCGAACTGTCCGCCCGCTACCTGGACGGGGAGGCGAACCCGTCGGTGGTCCGCTGGGTACCGCCGATGCGGACCAGGTGGGCGTCCTGCACACCGGTGGACGCCAGCATCCGGGTCAGTGAACGCCTGCGGGAGGTACCGCCGTGGGTGCTCGACTACGTGCTGGTGCACGAACTGGCACACCTGAAGGTGGCCGCGCACAACGCCGAGTTCTGGGCGCTGGTGCGGCGCTACCCCAAGACCGAACGGGCCATGGGGTACCTGGAAGGCCTGTCCTCCGCCGCGGGGCTGGGCATCACGGCGGAGGACTGA
- a CDS encoding TOMM precursor leader peptide-binding protein translates to MINPKPEPEVTLPARPRVLPGLPVLERGRGEVQIGLDPRHGMVVSGLSPVLVSTLRSLDGSRATTELFGLVGSDEAEELRMMLTKLTRLGLIEDAGPAGPLNNSAETALWSLRTQRSSTELATERAHCAVSIRGGGRLAVAMATLLANAGVGHIEIRAKGQVTERDLGSGYTEGDLGRPRAQAMAAAIRRASPMVRTTRLTDRRLPELVLLTDSVVPAPEVVGELHAEGLPHLVVRVREGLGLVGPLVYPGRSSCLRCADLYRSGADSSWPTVAGQLAGREQEADAANIYAVAGFATRQALRVLHYHHEPPPTWNGVLELDTYSGKLRRRHWSPHPACGCGAVELAC, encoded by the coding sequence ATGATCAACCCGAAACCGGAACCCGAGGTGACCCTGCCGGCTCGCCCGCGAGTGCTGCCGGGCCTGCCCGTGCTCGAACGCGGGCGCGGCGAGGTCCAGATCGGCCTCGACCCACGCCACGGCATGGTGGTCAGCGGTCTCAGTCCCGTGCTGGTGTCCACGCTGCGCTCACTGGACGGCAGCCGCGCCACTACCGAGCTGTTCGGCCTGGTCGGGAGCGACGAGGCCGAGGAACTGCGCATGATGCTGACCAAGCTCACCCGGCTCGGGCTGATCGAGGACGCCGGACCGGCGGGCCCGCTGAACAACTCGGCGGAGACGGCCCTCTGGTCGCTGCGCACCCAGCGGAGCAGCACCGAACTCGCCACCGAGCGGGCGCACTGCGCGGTGTCCATCCGCGGCGGCGGACGCCTCGCGGTGGCCATGGCCACCTTGCTCGCGAACGCGGGCGTGGGTCACATCGAGATACGCGCCAAGGGGCAGGTCACCGAGCGCGACCTCGGATCGGGGTACACCGAGGGCGACCTCGGCAGGCCACGCGCCCAGGCGATGGCCGCGGCGATCCGGCGGGCGAGTCCGATGGTCCGGACGACCAGGCTGACCGACCGCCGCCTGCCCGAGCTGGTGCTGCTCACCGACTCCGTGGTGCCCGCGCCGGAGGTGGTCGGCGAACTGCACGCGGAGGGCCTCCCCCATCTCGTCGTGCGCGTTCGAGAGGGCCTCGGCCTGGTCGGCCCGCTGGTGTACCCGGGCCGGAGCAGCTGCCTGCGCTGCGCCGACCTGTACCGGTCGGGCGCCGATTCGAGCTGGCCGACGGTGGCCGGGCAGCTGGCCGGACGAGAGCAGGAGGCCGACGCGGCCAACATCTATGCCGTCGCGGGCTTCGCCACCCGGCAGGCGTTGCGCGTACTGCACTACCACCACGAACCCCCGCCGACCTGGAACGGAGTGCTCGAACTGGACACCTATTCCGGCAAGCTGCGCCGGCGCCACTGGTCACCGCACCCGGCCTGCGGATGCGGTGCGGTCGAACTCGCGTGCTGA
- a CDS encoding AarF/ABC1/UbiB kinase family protein yields the protein MTDSRDNAEDAAMPRRAAARTAKLASLPLGMAGRAVGGWGRRLTGQSADEVNATLSAKAAEQLFEVLGTLKGGAMKFGQALSVFEAAVPDEMAAPYREALTKLQSAAPPMPARQTHRVLAEQLGRSWRERFAEFSDEPAASASIGQVHRAVWHDGREVAVKVQYPGADEALRSDLRQLQRLSRLFQAFVPGTEVKPLLAELADRMDEELDYRSEAENQRGFAKAFDGDDQVLVPKVVASAPKVVVTEWITGTPLSRIIAEGTTEQRNEAGRLLAEFHYSSPVRAHLLHSDPHPGNFMLLDDGRLGVIDFGAVARLPNGAPPMLGVIMRLALDGESVKLLEALRQEGFVRSGTVLDPADVQAYLAPFVAPLTTERFHFTRRWAQKQAGRLGDTRGQDFRTGRSLNLPPNWLLIHRVTAGAVGILCQLDAEIALRSIVEHWQPGFAD from the coding sequence GTGACCGACTCCCGCGACAACGCCGAAGACGCCGCCATGCCGAGGCGAGCCGCCGCTCGCACGGCCAAGCTCGCTTCGCTCCCGCTCGGCATGGCCGGGCGAGCGGTCGGCGGCTGGGGCCGTCGGCTGACCGGCCAGAGCGCGGACGAGGTCAACGCCACCCTCTCGGCCAAGGCCGCCGAGCAGCTCTTCGAGGTGCTCGGCACGCTCAAGGGCGGCGCGATGAAGTTCGGCCAGGCACTGAGCGTCTTCGAAGCGGCTGTCCCCGACGAGATGGCCGCGCCGTACCGGGAGGCCCTGACCAAGCTGCAGTCGGCCGCGCCCCCGATGCCCGCCCGCCAGACCCATCGAGTGCTCGCCGAGCAGCTGGGGCGGTCGTGGCGCGAGCGGTTCGCCGAGTTCAGCGACGAGCCCGCCGCCTCGGCGAGCATCGGCCAGGTGCACCGCGCGGTCTGGCACGACGGCCGCGAGGTCGCCGTGAAGGTGCAGTACCCGGGCGCCGACGAGGCCCTGCGCAGCGACCTCCGCCAGTTGCAGCGCCTGAGCAGGCTGTTCCAGGCGTTCGTCCCCGGCACCGAGGTGAAGCCGCTGCTCGCCGAACTCGCCGACCGGATGGACGAAGAGCTCGACTACCGCTCCGAGGCGGAGAACCAGCGAGGCTTCGCCAAGGCCTTCGACGGCGACGACCAGGTCCTCGTGCCGAAGGTGGTGGCCAGCGCCCCCAAGGTGGTGGTGACCGAGTGGATCACCGGCACCCCGCTCTCGCGCATCATCGCCGAAGGCACCACTGAGCAGCGCAACGAAGCGGGCAGGTTGCTCGCCGAGTTCCACTACTCCTCACCGGTACGGGCTCACCTCCTCCATTCCGATCCGCACCCAGGCAACTTCATGCTGCTCGACGACGGCAGGCTCGGCGTCATCGACTTCGGCGCCGTCGCCCGCCTGCCCAACGGGGCACCTCCCATGCTGGGCGTGATCATGCGGCTGGCGCTGGACGGCGAGTCGGTCAAACTGCTCGAAGCCCTGCGCCAGGAGGGCTTCGTCCGCTCGGGCACCGTGCTCGACCCGGCCGACGTGCAGGCCTACCTCGCGCCCTTCGTCGCGCCGCTGACCACCGAGCGCTTCCACTTCACCCGGCGCTGGGCGCAGAAGCAGGCCGGCCGCCTCGGCGACACCCGCGGACAGGACTTCCGCACCGGCCGCTCACTGAACCTGCCGCCGAACTGGCTGCTGATCCACCGCGTCACCGCGGGCGCCGTCGGCATCCTCTGCCAACTGGACGCCGAAATCGCCCTCCGTTCCATCGTCGAACACTGGCAACCCGGCTTCGCCGACTAA
- a CDS encoding class I SAM-dependent methyltransferase, with translation MAPGHHHGHGHGHTHDEMDWAARADRLKVADHLAAEAYAEVAQRLTATAALPAEPTVIDIGPGAGGMSAALATELRSRGGGTVVLVDAVPELLALAEAAVKDHGGAEVTVRTVLGDAAEVDFGEFRADLVWASAVVHHLPDQQAALTRIAKAVRPGGLLAVSEGGLESQNLPWDLGVGDPGIEQRLHAVGADWFAALRAGMEGVVRMPHGWGVALTKAGLTDVGRFSYLVDKPVAPHSDAAAYVVERVRFMAEIAGDNLGEADRDALARLLDLNSPDYLGARDDLFVLQTRTVHHGRAG, from the coding sequence ATGGCTCCCGGACACCACCACGGCCACGGCCACGGACACACCCACGACGAGATGGACTGGGCGGCACGGGCCGACCGGCTGAAGGTGGCCGATCACCTCGCCGCCGAGGCCTACGCCGAGGTCGCCCAGCGACTTACCGCCACCGCCGCGCTGCCCGCCGAGCCGACCGTGATCGACATCGGTCCCGGCGCCGGCGGGATGAGCGCGGCGCTCGCCACCGAGCTGCGTTCCCGCGGCGGCGGCACCGTGGTGCTGGTCGATGCCGTCCCCGAACTTCTGGCGCTGGCCGAAGCCGCCGTCAAGGATCACGGTGGCGCCGAGGTCACCGTCCGGACGGTGCTCGGCGACGCGGCCGAAGTCGACTTCGGTGAGTTCCGCGCGGACCTGGTGTGGGCTTCAGCCGTGGTGCACCACCTCCCGGACCAGCAGGCCGCGCTCACGCGGATCGCGAAGGCTGTCCGTCCCGGCGGACTGCTCGCGGTCAGCGAAGGCGGGCTTGAATCGCAGAACCTGCCGTGGGACCTGGGCGTCGGCGACCCGGGAATCGAGCAGCGCCTCCACGCCGTCGGCGCCGACTGGTTCGCCGCTCTGCGTGCCGGGATGGAGGGCGTGGTCCGAATGCCCCACGGCTGGGGAGTCGCCCTGACCAAGGCCGGCCTCACCGACGTCGGCAGGTTCAGCTACCTGGTCGACAAGCCGGTCGCCCCGCACTCTGACGCCGCCGCCTACGTGGTCGAGCGCGTCCGATTCATGGCCGAGATCGCTGGAGACAACCTCGGCGAAGCCGATCGGGATGCCCTCGCCCGCCTCCTCGACCTCAACAGCCCGGACTACCTGGGTGCGCGAGACGACCTGTTCGTGCTGCAAACCCGGACTGTGCACCACGGGCGCGCCGGATGA
- a CDS encoding WhiB family transcriptional regulator encodes MSSAIAFAPEEALPDEYGVGDLLDAVASPERDLPCRSGDADLWFAEAPAELERAKVLCVDCPVRAACLAGALARREPWGVWGGEIFERGAVVARKRPRGRPRKNPVEAPAPAAAKKPMRQGVEAA; translated from the coding sequence ATGTCTTCGGCAATCGCCTTCGCGCCTGAGGAGGCTCTGCCCGACGAGTACGGAGTCGGTGACCTGCTGGACGCCGTTGCCTCGCCCGAACGGGACCTGCCGTGCCGCTCCGGCGACGCGGACCTCTGGTTCGCGGAGGCCCCGGCGGAACTCGAGCGCGCCAAGGTGCTCTGCGTGGACTGCCCGGTCCGCGCGGCCTGCCTGGCGGGCGCACTGGCCCGGCGTGAGCCGTGGGGCGTCTGGGGCGGCGAGATCTTCGAGCGCGGCGCTGTGGTCGCGCGCAAGCGGCCCCGTGGCCGTCCGCGGAAGAACCCCGTCGAGGCCCCTGCCCCGGCTGCTGCCAAGAAGCCGATGCGCCAGGGAGTCGAGGCGGCATGA